The proteins below come from a single Drosophila miranda strain MSH22 chromosome Y unlocalized genomic scaffold, D.miranda_PacBio2.1 Contig_Y1_pilon, whole genome shotgun sequence genomic window:
- the LOC117190859 gene encoding defensin-like, translating into MKFIVFLALSLAVMCLVQAQHIEKDVAKPLVQLMEQPVQDVDVPEHSRQKRATCDLLSKWNVKHTACAGHCLAKGFKGGYCNNKAVCICRR; encoded by the coding sequence ATGAAGTTCATCGTTTTCCTTGCTCTTTCGTTGGCTGTGATGTGTCTGGTGCAGGCACAGCACATCGAGAAAGATGTGGCCAAGCCCCTGGTCCAACTGATGGAGCAACCCGTCCAGGATGTCGATGTCCCCGAGCACAGTCGCCAGAAACGGGCCACCTGCGATCTGCTTTCGAAATGGAACGTAAAGCACACGGCCTGTGCCGGCCACTGTCTTGCGAAGGGCTTCAAGGGTGGCTACTGTAACAACAAAGCAGTGTGTATTTGCCGTCGTTGA
- the LOC117190464 gene encoding SPARC-related modular calcium-binding protein 2-like isoform X4: MFARCLFLTLFVAVMAAAGKSDDQSKERRLEQTLKMSACAAKLGECDESEGPVCGTDGQTYHTRCHLLRVQCSGHPVSLKYRGSCNGCLEAAQYARRQQARDPKYFVPRCRKDGNYAARQCYGEAGCWCSDSMGRPIEDTSTSSRRRKPKCRVYRRNRRRLPTRQISYDEDSARGSAEASSSRSGTAAHRQCGKADRTAFNRNLIEVFRSEYLRFAPKETHSDAAILDWKFTRLDADGNQLLDRQEVRELKKLLKRAVKPRRCGCAFGKYCDVVNKDDNLSRIEWSLCLFKDSHNLLNSKTPESTNTENEGESNCWVDQAVALEEQGHGGKSRFFVPECMPDGRYQRIQCYSSTPYCWCVNEDTGKNIPGTWVKNKPPQCDEDIVVRPMKGCTEPRKTQFLKELKAYLNTQLSLPSSPTSTNSTMWKTEDERIATLSFVYLDKNKNKSWERREWKVFRDLVTSASNLRRCGKKMPRYCDVNGDKKISLAEWLNCLQSSPRAQSATTAKPAQSNETANPKRQGLNPLEKYLKD; the protein is encoded by the exons ATGTTTGCGCGATGTTTATTCCTGACCTTGTTCGTGGCGGTCATGGCGGCGGCCGGCAAGAGTGACGATCAGTCCAAGGAGCGGCGACTGGAGCAGACA CTGAAAATGTCTGCGTGCGCCGCCAAGCTGGGCGAGTGCGATGAGAGCGAGGGACCTGTCTGCGGCACCGATGGCCAGACCTATCACACCCGCTGTCACCTGCTCCGGGTGCAGTGCAGCGGCCATCCGGTGAGCCTCAAGTACCGTGGTTCGTGCAACG GCTGCCTGGAGGCTGCCCAATACGCGCGTCGCCAGCAGGCACGCGATCCCAAGTATTTTGTGCCGCGCTGTCGCAAGGACGGAAACTATGCTGCCAGGCAGTGCTACGGAGAGGCTGGATGCTGGTGCAGTGACAGCATGGGCCGTCCAATTGAAGACACCTCCACCTCGTCGCGCCGCAGGAAGCCCAAGTGCCGGGTCTACAGGCGCAACCGTCGCCGCTTGCCCACGCGGCAGATCAGCTACGATGAAGACTCTGCCAGAGGCAGTGCTGAAGCAAGCAGCAGTAGGAGCGGAACAGCTGCTCATCGTCAATGTGGCAAGGCGGATCGCACTGCTTTCAACAGGAATCTGATCGAGGTGTTCCGCAGCGAGTACTTGCGCTTTGCCCCCAAAGAGACCCACTCGGACGCTGCCATCTTGGACTGGAAGTTTACCAGGCTGGATGCGGATGGCAACCAGTTGCTGGACAGGCAAGAAGTACGCGAGCTGAAGAAGCTCCTCAAGCGG GCGGTGAAGCCGCGACGCTGTGGATGTGCTTTTGGCAAGTACTGTGATGTCGTCAACAAAGACGACAACCTGTCCCGCATCGAGTGGAGTCTTTGCCTGTTCAAAGATTCGCATAATC TGCTGAACTCAAAGACGCCGGAATCGACAAACACCGAGAATGAGGGCGAGTCCAACTGCTGGGTGGATCAGGCGGTGGCACTGGAGGAACAAGGC CACGGTGGCAAGAGCAGGTTCTTTGTGCCCGAGTGCATGCCCGATGGACGCTATCAGCGAATCCAGTGCTACAGCTCCACCCCATACTGCTGGTGTGTGAACGAGGACACGGGCAAAAACATTCCGGGCACTTGGGTAAAGAACAAGCCGCCCCAGTGCGATGAGGACATCGTCGTGCGACCCATGAAGGGATGCACTGAGCCGCGCAAAACGCAGTTCCTCAAGGAGCTCAAGGCATACCTCAACACGCAGCTCTCTCTGCCCAGCAGTCCAACGAG CACCAACTCGACCATGTGGAAAACGGAAGACGAACGGATTGCCACGCTGAGCTTTGTGTATCTGGATAAGAACAAAAACAAGTCGTGGGAGCGCAGAGAATGGAAAGTGTTCCGGGATCTGGTCACCAGTGCCAG CAATTTACGGAGATGTGGCAAGAAGATGCCGCGCTACTGTGATGTGAATGGTGATAAGAAGATCTCGTTGGCCGAGTGGCTCAATTGCCTACAATCCTCCCCACGGGCGCAGAGTGCCACCACAGCTAAGCCGGCACAGTCAA ATGAGACAGCCAATCCGAAACGCCAGGGATTAAATCCGCTGGAGAAATATCTTAAAGATTAG
- the LOC117190464 gene encoding SPARC-related modular calcium-binding protein 2-like isoform X1: MFARCLFLTLFVAVMAAAGKSDDQSKERRLEQTLKMSACAAKLGECDESEGPVCGTDGQTYHTRCHLLRVQCSGHPVSLKYRGSCNGCLEAAQYARRQQARDPKYFVPRCRKDGNYAARQCYGEAGCWCSDSMGRPIEDTSTSSRRRKPKCRVYRRNRRRLPTRQISYDEDSARGSAEASSSRSGTAAHRQCGKADRTAFNRNLIEVFRSEYLRFAPKETHSDAAILDWKFTRLDADGNQLLDRQEVRELKKLLKRAVKPRRCGCAFGKYCDVVNKDDNLSRIEWSLCLFKDSHNRSGAVDVPNGSLATAPPHDMHHIHTTNSNSNNHDHTNTNIIGSSSPHSYSEDLGVGSEDNDENYDDGATGYGNGNGEDEDESDASSMHHSRTSLNYPSLIRQNRMYVNAHILTVLNSKTPESTNTENEGESNCWVDQAVALEEQGHGGKSRFFVPECMPDGRYQRIQCYSSTPYCWCVNEDTGKNIPGTWVKNKPPQCDEDIVVRPMKGCTEPRKTQFLKELKAYLNTQLSLPSSPTSTNSTMWKTEDERIATLSFVYLDKNKNKSWERREWKVFRDLVTSASNLRRCGKKMPRYCDVNGDKKISLAEWLNCLQSSPRAQSATTAKPAQSNETANPKRQGLNPLEKYLKD, encoded by the exons ATGTTTGCGCGATGTTTATTCCTGACCTTGTTCGTGGCGGTCATGGCGGCGGCCGGCAAGAGTGACGATCAGTCCAAGGAGCGGCGACTGGAGCAGACA CTGAAAATGTCTGCGTGCGCCGCCAAGCTGGGCGAGTGCGATGAGAGCGAGGGACCTGTCTGCGGCACCGATGGCCAGACCTATCACACCCGCTGTCACCTGCTCCGGGTGCAGTGCAGCGGCCATCCGGTGAGCCTCAAGTACCGTGGTTCGTGCAACG GCTGCCTGGAGGCTGCCCAATACGCGCGTCGCCAGCAGGCACGCGATCCCAAGTATTTTGTGCCGCGCTGTCGCAAGGACGGAAACTATGCTGCCAGGCAGTGCTACGGAGAGGCTGGATGCTGGTGCAGTGACAGCATGGGCCGTCCAATTGAAGACACCTCCACCTCGTCGCGCCGCAGGAAGCCCAAGTGCCGGGTCTACAGGCGCAACCGTCGCCGCTTGCCCACGCGGCAGATCAGCTACGATGAAGACTCTGCCAGAGGCAGTGCTGAAGCAAGCAGCAGTAGGAGCGGAACAGCTGCTCATCGTCAATGTGGCAAGGCGGATCGCACTGCTTTCAACAGGAATCTGATCGAGGTGTTCCGCAGCGAGTACTTGCGCTTTGCCCCCAAAGAGACCCACTCGGACGCTGCCATCTTGGACTGGAAGTTTACCAGGCTGGATGCGGATGGCAACCAGTTGCTGGACAGGCAAGAAGTACGCGAGCTGAAGAAGCTCCTCAAGCGG GCGGTGAAGCCGCGACGCTGTGGATGTGCTTTTGGCAAGTACTGTGATGTCGTCAACAAAGACGACAACCTGTCCCGCATCGAGTGGAGTCTTTGCCTGTTCAAAGATTCGCATAATC GTAGTGGCGCAGTTGATGTCCCCAATGGCAGCTTAGCCACGGCTCCGCCACACGACATGCATCATATTCACACCACAAATTCGAATAGCAACAACCACGATCATACCAACACCAATatcatcggcagcagcagtcCGCACTCGTACTCGGAGGATCTGGGCGTTGGAAGCGAGGACAATGATGAGAACTACGACGATGGTGCGACCGGGTATGGCAATGGGAACGGCGAGGATGAGGACGAATCGGACGCCTCGAGCATGCACCATTCACGCACATCTCTGAACTATCCGTCACTAATTa GGCAGAATAGAATGTATGTTAATGCCCATATCTTGACAGTGCTGAACTCAAAGACGCCGGAATCGACAAACACCGAGAATGAGGGCGAGTCCAACTGCTGGGTGGATCAGGCGGTGGCACTGGAGGAACAAGGC CACGGTGGCAAGAGCAGGTTCTTTGTGCCCGAGTGCATGCCCGATGGACGCTATCAGCGAATCCAGTGCTACAGCTCCACCCCATACTGCTGGTGTGTGAACGAGGACACGGGCAAAAACATTCCGGGCACTTGGGTAAAGAACAAGCCGCCCCAGTGCGATGAGGACATCGTCGTGCGACCCATGAAGGGATGCACTGAGCCGCGCAAAACGCAGTTCCTCAAGGAGCTCAAGGCATACCTCAACACGCAGCTCTCTCTGCCCAGCAGTCCAACGAG CACCAACTCGACCATGTGGAAAACGGAAGACGAACGGATTGCCACGCTGAGCTTTGTGTATCTGGATAAGAACAAAAACAAGTCGTGGGAGCGCAGAGAATGGAAAGTGTTCCGGGATCTGGTCACCAGTGCCAG CAATTTACGGAGATGTGGCAAGAAGATGCCGCGCTACTGTGATGTGAATGGTGATAAGAAGATCTCGTTGGCCGAGTGGCTCAATTGCCTACAATCCTCCCCACGGGCGCAGAGTGCCACCACAGCTAAGCCGGCACAGTCAA ATGAGACAGCCAATCCGAAACGCCAGGGATTAAATCCGCTGGAGAAATATCTTAAAGATTAG
- the LOC117190464 gene encoding SPARC-related modular calcium-binding protein 2-like isoform X2, giving the protein MFARCLFLTLFVAVMAAAGKSDDQSKERRLEQTLKMSACAAKLGECDESEGPVCGTDGQTYHTRCHLLRVQCSGHPVSLKYRGSCNGCLEAAQYARRQQARDPKYFVPRCRKDGNYAARQCYGEAGCWCSDSMGRPIEDTSTSSRRRKPKCRVYRRNRRRLPTRQISYDEDSARGSAEASSSRSGTAAHRQCGKADRTAFNRNLIEVFRSEYLRFAPKETHSDAAILDWKFTRLDADGNQLLDRQEVRELKKLLKRAVKPRRCGCAFGKYCDVVNKDDNLSRIEWSLCLFKDSHNRSGAVDVPNGSLATAPPHDMHHIHTTNSNSNNHDHTNTNIIGSSSPHSYSEDLGVGSEDNDENYDDGATGYGNGNGEDEDESDASSMHHSRTSLNYPSLIRQNRMYVNAHILTVLNSKTPESTNTENEGESNCWVDQAVALEEQGHGGKSRFFVPECMPDGRYQRIQCYSSTPYCWCVNEDTGKNIPGTWVKNKPPQCDEDIVVRPMKGCTEPRKTQFLKELKAYLNTQLSLPSSPTSTNSTMWKTEDERIATLSFVYLDKNKNKSWERREWKVFRDLVTSASNLRRCGKKMPRYCDVNGDKKISLAEWLNCLQSSPRAQSATTAKPAQSTNPKRQGLNPLEKYLKD; this is encoded by the exons ATGTTTGCGCGATGTTTATTCCTGACCTTGTTCGTGGCGGTCATGGCGGCGGCCGGCAAGAGTGACGATCAGTCCAAGGAGCGGCGACTGGAGCAGACA CTGAAAATGTCTGCGTGCGCCGCCAAGCTGGGCGAGTGCGATGAGAGCGAGGGACCTGTCTGCGGCACCGATGGCCAGACCTATCACACCCGCTGTCACCTGCTCCGGGTGCAGTGCAGCGGCCATCCGGTGAGCCTCAAGTACCGTGGTTCGTGCAACG GCTGCCTGGAGGCTGCCCAATACGCGCGTCGCCAGCAGGCACGCGATCCCAAGTATTTTGTGCCGCGCTGTCGCAAGGACGGAAACTATGCTGCCAGGCAGTGCTACGGAGAGGCTGGATGCTGGTGCAGTGACAGCATGGGCCGTCCAATTGAAGACACCTCCACCTCGTCGCGCCGCAGGAAGCCCAAGTGCCGGGTCTACAGGCGCAACCGTCGCCGCTTGCCCACGCGGCAGATCAGCTACGATGAAGACTCTGCCAGAGGCAGTGCTGAAGCAAGCAGCAGTAGGAGCGGAACAGCTGCTCATCGTCAATGTGGCAAGGCGGATCGCACTGCTTTCAACAGGAATCTGATCGAGGTGTTCCGCAGCGAGTACTTGCGCTTTGCCCCCAAAGAGACCCACTCGGACGCTGCCATCTTGGACTGGAAGTTTACCAGGCTGGATGCGGATGGCAACCAGTTGCTGGACAGGCAAGAAGTACGCGAGCTGAAGAAGCTCCTCAAGCGG GCGGTGAAGCCGCGACGCTGTGGATGTGCTTTTGGCAAGTACTGTGATGTCGTCAACAAAGACGACAACCTGTCCCGCATCGAGTGGAGTCTTTGCCTGTTCAAAGATTCGCATAATC GTAGTGGCGCAGTTGATGTCCCCAATGGCAGCTTAGCCACGGCTCCGCCACACGACATGCATCATATTCACACCACAAATTCGAATAGCAACAACCACGATCATACCAACACCAATatcatcggcagcagcagtcCGCACTCGTACTCGGAGGATCTGGGCGTTGGAAGCGAGGACAATGATGAGAACTACGACGATGGTGCGACCGGGTATGGCAATGGGAACGGCGAGGATGAGGACGAATCGGACGCCTCGAGCATGCACCATTCACGCACATCTCTGAACTATCCGTCACTAATTa GGCAGAATAGAATGTATGTTAATGCCCATATCTTGACAGTGCTGAACTCAAAGACGCCGGAATCGACAAACACCGAGAATGAGGGCGAGTCCAACTGCTGGGTGGATCAGGCGGTGGCACTGGAGGAACAAGGC CACGGTGGCAAGAGCAGGTTCTTTGTGCCCGAGTGCATGCCCGATGGACGCTATCAGCGAATCCAGTGCTACAGCTCCACCCCATACTGCTGGTGTGTGAACGAGGACACGGGCAAAAACATTCCGGGCACTTGGGTAAAGAACAAGCCGCCCCAGTGCGATGAGGACATCGTCGTGCGACCCATGAAGGGATGCACTGAGCCGCGCAAAACGCAGTTCCTCAAGGAGCTCAAGGCATACCTCAACACGCAGCTCTCTCTGCCCAGCAGTCCAACGAG CACCAACTCGACCATGTGGAAAACGGAAGACGAACGGATTGCCACGCTGAGCTTTGTGTATCTGGATAAGAACAAAAACAAGTCGTGGGAGCGCAGAGAATGGAAAGTGTTCCGGGATCTGGTCACCAGTGCCAG CAATTTACGGAGATGTGGCAAGAAGATGCCGCGCTACTGTGATGTGAATGGTGATAAGAAGATCTCGTTGGCCGAGTGGCTCAATTGCCTACAATCCTCCCCACGGGCGCAGAGTGCCACCACAGCTAAGCCGGCACAGTCAA CCAATCCGAAACGCCAGGGATTAAATCCGCTGGAGAAATATCTTAAAGATTAG
- the LOC117190464 gene encoding SPARC-related modular calcium-binding protein 2-like isoform X3, giving the protein MFARCLFLTLFVAVMAAAGKSDDQSKERRLEQTLKMSACAAKLGECDESEGPVCGTDGQTYHTRCHLLRVQCSGHPVSLKYRGSCNGCLEAAQYARRQQARDPKYFVPRCRKDGNYAARQCYGEAGCWCSDSMGRPIEDTSTSSRRRKPKCRVYRRNRRRLPTRQISYDEDSARGSAEASSSRSGTAAHRQCGKADRTAFNRNLIEVFRSEYLRFAPKETHSDAAILDWKFTRLDADGNQLLDRQEVRELKKLLKRAVKPRRCGCAFGKYCDVVNKDDNLSRIEWSLCLFKDSHNRSGAVDVPNGSLATAPPHDMHHIHTTNSNSNNHDHTNTNIIGSSSPHSYSEDLGVGSEDNDENYDDGATGYGNGNGEDEDESDASSMHHSRTSLNYPSLIMLNSKTPESTNTENEGESNCWVDQAVALEEQGHGGKSRFFVPECMPDGRYQRIQCYSSTPYCWCVNEDTGKNIPGTWVKNKPPQCDEDIVVRPMKGCTEPRKTQFLKELKAYLNTQLSLPSSPTSTNSTMWKTEDERIATLSFVYLDKNKNKSWERREWKVFRDLVTSASNLRRCGKKMPRYCDVNGDKKISLAEWLNCLQSSPRAQSATTAKPAQSNETANPKRQGLNPLEKYLKD; this is encoded by the exons ATGTTTGCGCGATGTTTATTCCTGACCTTGTTCGTGGCGGTCATGGCGGCGGCCGGCAAGAGTGACGATCAGTCCAAGGAGCGGCGACTGGAGCAGACA CTGAAAATGTCTGCGTGCGCCGCCAAGCTGGGCGAGTGCGATGAGAGCGAGGGACCTGTCTGCGGCACCGATGGCCAGACCTATCACACCCGCTGTCACCTGCTCCGGGTGCAGTGCAGCGGCCATCCGGTGAGCCTCAAGTACCGTGGTTCGTGCAACG GCTGCCTGGAGGCTGCCCAATACGCGCGTCGCCAGCAGGCACGCGATCCCAAGTATTTTGTGCCGCGCTGTCGCAAGGACGGAAACTATGCTGCCAGGCAGTGCTACGGAGAGGCTGGATGCTGGTGCAGTGACAGCATGGGCCGTCCAATTGAAGACACCTCCACCTCGTCGCGCCGCAGGAAGCCCAAGTGCCGGGTCTACAGGCGCAACCGTCGCCGCTTGCCCACGCGGCAGATCAGCTACGATGAAGACTCTGCCAGAGGCAGTGCTGAAGCAAGCAGCAGTAGGAGCGGAACAGCTGCTCATCGTCAATGTGGCAAGGCGGATCGCACTGCTTTCAACAGGAATCTGATCGAGGTGTTCCGCAGCGAGTACTTGCGCTTTGCCCCCAAAGAGACCCACTCGGACGCTGCCATCTTGGACTGGAAGTTTACCAGGCTGGATGCGGATGGCAACCAGTTGCTGGACAGGCAAGAAGTACGCGAGCTGAAGAAGCTCCTCAAGCGG GCGGTGAAGCCGCGACGCTGTGGATGTGCTTTTGGCAAGTACTGTGATGTCGTCAACAAAGACGACAACCTGTCCCGCATCGAGTGGAGTCTTTGCCTGTTCAAAGATTCGCATAATC GTAGTGGCGCAGTTGATGTCCCCAATGGCAGCTTAGCCACGGCTCCGCCACACGACATGCATCATATTCACACCACAAATTCGAATAGCAACAACCACGATCATACCAACACCAATatcatcggcagcagcagtcCGCACTCGTACTCGGAGGATCTGGGCGTTGGAAGCGAGGACAATGATGAGAACTACGACGATGGTGCGACCGGGTATGGCAATGGGAACGGCGAGGATGAGGACGAATCGGACGCCTCGAGCATGCACCATTCACGCACATCTCTGAACTATCCGTCACTAATTa TGCTGAACTCAAAGACGCCGGAATCGACAAACACCGAGAATGAGGGCGAGTCCAACTGCTGGGTGGATCAGGCGGTGGCACTGGAGGAACAAGGC CACGGTGGCAAGAGCAGGTTCTTTGTGCCCGAGTGCATGCCCGATGGACGCTATCAGCGAATCCAGTGCTACAGCTCCACCCCATACTGCTGGTGTGTGAACGAGGACACGGGCAAAAACATTCCGGGCACTTGGGTAAAGAACAAGCCGCCCCAGTGCGATGAGGACATCGTCGTGCGACCCATGAAGGGATGCACTGAGCCGCGCAAAACGCAGTTCCTCAAGGAGCTCAAGGCATACCTCAACACGCAGCTCTCTCTGCCCAGCAGTCCAACGAG CACCAACTCGACCATGTGGAAAACGGAAGACGAACGGATTGCCACGCTGAGCTTTGTGTATCTGGATAAGAACAAAAACAAGTCGTGGGAGCGCAGAGAATGGAAAGTGTTCCGGGATCTGGTCACCAGTGCCAG CAATTTACGGAGATGTGGCAAGAAGATGCCGCGCTACTGTGATGTGAATGGTGATAAGAAGATCTCGTTGGCCGAGTGGCTCAATTGCCTACAATCCTCCCCACGGGCGCAGAGTGCCACCACAGCTAAGCCGGCACAGTCAA ATGAGACAGCCAATCCGAAACGCCAGGGATTAAATCCGCTGGAGAAATATCTTAAAGATTAG
- the LOC117190433 gene encoding GPI ethanolamine phosphate transferase 1-like has translation MVFTFFEQRLISLCFVAFGFYNNWRNFVPNSRELYTWLALVIILACFPLLPLSEGYQNLYLFLSVIVLVFLRAFWSKKRRFSYSYHTKYCNALILLNTIICAYFDSEEYDVPILLYLASWSFLIYAFVSILTNKESNLEQSLDQICFNLGSLHALLSTSYESVFVQLLTMELSLSLAATNSVKSVPRVAFSILLYTLFSFFGMESFESVDNLFDSNSGRCFLWQYTPYITIGLVLLKHSLPVLLNMSILYTHYEYARQREKRIFICILFICNIMGLNFLFLVRSRGSWKDMGASIINFYIMGLITLIILLLSWVAQLLLGLIAIVYRHV, from the coding sequence ATGGTGTTTACCTTCTTTGAACAACGTCTGATCTCGCTGTGTTTCGTAGCCTTTGGATTCTATAACAATTGGAGAAACTTCGTGCCTAACTCCCGGGAGCTCTACACCTGGCTGGCGTTGGTCATTATCCTTGCCTGTTTCCCCCTTCTGCCGCTGTCAGAGGGTTACCAAAATTTGTATCTTTTTCTTTCTGTCATTGTGCTAGTATTTCTAAGAGCATTTTGGTCCAAGAAGCGGCGCTTCAGTTACAGTTATCACACCAAGTACTGTAATGCCCTGATCCTGTTGAACACCATCATCTGTGCGTATTTTGATTCAGAGGAATACGACGTACCCATCTTGCTATACCTAGCCAGCTGGTCTTTCTTGATCTATGCCTTTGTCTCAATTCTAACGAACAAGGAGTCGAATCTGGAGCAGAGTCTGGACCAGATCTGCTTTAATCTGGGATCGCTCCATGCTCTGCTTTCCACCTCATACGAATCCGTCTTCGTGCAGCTGCTCACCATGGAACTTAGCCTATCGCTCGCCGCTACGAACTCGGTCAAATCAGTTCCACGTGTGGCCTTCAGTATTCTCCTGTATACATTATTCTCATTCTTTGGCATGGAATCTTTTGAATCGGTCGACAATCTGTTTGATTCCAACAGTGGGCGCTGCTTCCTCTGGCAGTATACGCCGTATATCACCATTGGTCTTGTTCTGTTGAAGCACTCCCTGCCGGTGCTGCTAAACATGTCCATTCTCTATACGCACTACGAGTATGCCCGTCAGAGGGAGAAGAGAATCTTCATCTGCATATTGTTCATTTGCAACATAATGGGACTGAACTTCCTGTTCCTGGTGCGCAGTCGGGGATCCTGGAAAGATATGGGGGCTTCAATAATTAATTTCTACATCATGGGGTTAATTACGCTGATTATTCTTCTGCTGTCCTGGGTCGcacagctgctgctgggcctGATTGCAATCGTCTACCGGCACGTCTGA